A genomic segment from Hypomesus transpacificus isolate Combined female chromosome 13, fHypTra1, whole genome shotgun sequence encodes:
- the foxj1b gene encoding forkhead box protein J1-B yields the protein MPVLLSPEIAAMFKEKWLQVHPEGQGDEAGSQHLDDSLTSLHWLQNFSILSANLESRPTSSGCPSQQHLLYHQRLYPQGTDSPSSPPAGDTAATGMPLCLGSPVTSGSSSTDLRGAHYSQTLHYPHDHLHITAQVSPPDEVDYKTNSKVKPPYSYASLICMAMQASSQPKVTLSTIYNWITENFCYYRHAEPSWQNSIRHNLSLNKCFMKVPRQKDEPGKGGFWQIDPQYAHMFVNGIFKRRRMSTNHYSGGGSSSHRQNKGPQGQAYHTGSQGRSQNGFLSDTEVYHGVGVGSKRKHLSPKHNSKLVRMPKSPLLATEANGADILRGDFDLASVFDDVLSGSCSTFEDLDINTALSSLGCELDLSLQGRHPAGPARWCGEGEPHIQEQAQNQLSYGYIELNSAMGCTMMEDIQLQQQQQQHQDLLLQAQLHPLHQFEEPALFLEQQEVVEEVHPWEIKEELQVIPLGLEQGFTLSDGFFSELQPWERGQVYM from the exons ATGCCTGTTCTGCTGAGCCCGGAGATCGCCGCCATGTTTAAAGAGAAATGGCTGCAGGTGCACCCGGAGGGTCAGGGTGACGAGGCCGGATCTCAGCACCTTGACGACAGTCTCACCAGCCTCCATTGGCTTCAAAACTTCTCAATCCTTAGCGCAAATCTAGAGAGTCGACCCACCAGCTCCGGCTGCCCCTCACAGCAGCACTTGCTGTACCACCAGCGCCTGTACCCCCAAGGCACCGACTCGCCGTCCAGCCCACCAGCCGGGGATACTGCTGCCACGGGGATGCCTCTATGCCTCGGTAGCCCCGTTACCTCCGGTAGCAGCTCCACGGACTTGCGTGGGGCGCATTACTCACAGACTTTACACTACCCGCATGACCACCTCCACATCACAGCGCAGGTCAGTCCCCCGGACGAAGTCGATTACAAGACCAACTCGAAAGTCAAGCCGCCGTACTCCTACGCGTCTCTTATATGTATGGCCATGCAGGCCAGTAGCCAGCCCAAAGTGACCCTGTCCACTATTTACAACTGGATCACAGAAAACTTCTGCTACTACAGACACGCAGAGCCCAGCTGGCAG AACTCCATCCGCCACAACCTCTCCCTCAACAAGTGCTTCATGAAGGTTCCACGGCAGAAGGACGAGCCGGGGAAGGGGGGCTTTTGGCAGATCGACCCTCAGTACGCCCACATGTTCGTCAACGGCATCTTCAAACGCAGGAGGATGTCCACCAACCACTACAgcggcggcggcagcagcagccaCAGACAGAACAAAGGGCCGCAGGGCCAGGCGTACCACACTGGCTCCCAGGGCCGGAGCCAAAATGGCTTCCTCTCAGACACAGAGGTCTACCACGGGGTTGGGGTGGGCAGCAAACGCAAACACCTCTCtcccaaacacaacagcaaGCTGGTGCGGATGCCCAAGTCCCCCCTGCTAGCGACGGAGGCTAACGGGGCCGACATCCTGAGGGGGGATTTTGACCTGGCGTCCGTGTTCGACGACGTCCTGAGCGGGAGTTGCAGTACCTTCGAGGACCTGGACATCAACACGGCGCTGAGCTCCCTGGGCTGTGAGCTGGACCTGAGTCTGCAGGGGAGGCACCCTGCTGGGCCGGCCAGGTGGTGTGGAGAGGGCGAGCCCCACATCCAGGAGCAGGCCCAGAACCAGCTCTCTTATGGCTACATAGAACTGAACAGTGCTATGGGATGTACCATGATGGAGGACATACAgctccaacagcagcagcagcagcaccaggatCTGCTGTTACAGGCACagctccatcccctccaccagTTTGAGGAACCCGCACTGTTCCTAGAGCagcaggaggtggtggaggaggtgcatCCCTGGGAGATCAAAGAGGAACTGCAGGTGATTCCTCTGGGTCTGGAGCAGGGCTTCACCCTCTCCGATGGCTTCTTCTCTGAGCTGCAGCCCTGGGAGAGAGGTCAGGTCTACATGTGA